CCTTCTGAGGAGTGTTGAACGCCGGTTGTGCCTGGGGGAAGCTGTTCTGTTGTTGCAGCTGGGGTTGGCTGCTAAAGGTATTGAGGGTCTTCTGCTCAGGGAGAGAGCCCAGGGAAGAAATGGGGTTGGGTCGGGCAGATTGTGGGCGGCTGAACTGGGCAAACGGGTTGTTGGATCCAGTTGGGGTGGGCTGCAGCGCTTGAGCCTGGTTGTGAGTTGCCCAGGGATTGTTGCTGCCGGGCTGGAGAGTGGGCTCAGGGGAAGCTGGTGACGATAGTGACTGTTGCGGCTGCTGCGGTTGCTGTTGCAGGTAGGGGTTGAAGCCAGTGGGCTGAGGTTGCTGGAAGGCcagctgctgttgctgggcCTGTTGCTGGGCCTGTTGCTGGCCATAAGGATCCATATTCATGGGCTGGCCGAAGCCGGTGTTGAGGTTCGTCTGGAAGCCAGTGGGCTGTCCCTGCTGCGGGAACCCGGTATAGGCATTGGCCATGTAGCCAGTGTTCTGGGGTTGATTCTGGTCGATGGGGTTTGCGAAGAAGTCGACTGGGTTTCCTTGCTGGTATCCTTGGTTGAAGCCAGTGTACTGCGGCTGGCTGGTTTGCTGCTGCGGGACAGGATCATCATCGAAGAGAGAGTGAGCATTGCTCTCTTCCAACTCCTTGCgcctcttttcctcctcctcctggctAAGCTTGATCGCCTTCTgcaggtcatcatcatcatccaccccATGCTGTCGGCTCTCTCGCTTTTTCCggtcttcctcctcttgatACTTGCTGGCCTCGATAGCCAAGCGGTACTCGGTatcttcctcatcattcGCCACCCGCCTCTCGCGCTGGCGCCGGTTCCCATGTGCGGCGGCGGGCTCGGCGTGTTGGGGGGCGAACTCCTCGAGTCCGGTAACGCGCGACTTCCAGGATCTCCGATCGCTTCGCTCAGCTCGTAGTCTATCCTCGTCCAAAATCAAAGCAGTCAATTCCTTTGCAGCAACTCGGACTTTTCAACCGTTAGCGACCGCCATATGCGACTGAGTCAATCCACTTGCCGTTCTGTCCAACATCGCGACCCTCCTCATCGACGTATTGAAACTCTCGCAGGGTCTTGATAATGTAAATGCTCTGGCGAGCCCAAGTGACGACAAGCTCTGAGCCCTCGTGCAGACAGTAATCAAGAACCTTGAGAGCTTTGAGGACGTGTCGCCAGTTCTTTCCCTTGTCGTTCAAACGCTTATCGATCATGTCCATGATCTCGTAGAACTCTGTGGAACTAATCGCGCCATGTCAAGTCAGTACTCGGGGCTTTGCGACAAGGAGAATTGAGCCGGGTCTTGGTATGCCTACGTACGTGTTGTAGGTCATCTGAGCGATTTCGCTCATCTGAGTGCCAGTCGGACCCCAGGGGTCATTGCTGGTCGCTGTTGTTCATCTCGTCAGCGGGCGTTCCGAGGCGCAGGAGTAGTGACCAGAGTGCGAACCTTCTCggaccttgacctgggcgCTGGAGTAACCCTTGGTCACATTTTTGACGCTTCGCATCACCTTCGACATGGTGGGCGAGTCTTGGTATTTGCGGTCGGGGTATTGGTGTAGGGATAAGTAGGGGGTTGCGTCCTGGGCGCCAATCGATCGGTCGCCGCAAGGTTTCCTTCAATAGTCGGCGAGGCTCTCAGAGGGCGTATTCCGGTCAGAGGCCTTGAAGCAAGACGATGTCGGCGACAAAAATTCCAATGCGCTCCgtggatgatgtcgacggAGGGAGGCGCAGGGAGGGGGTATGCCAGGGTCCCAATAAGCTCCCAAGGTCACGAGATGCTCAGTCCCGCtctcgacgatggcgacgcGGCGTTTGCGATAGATTCAGTCAAAGACCCCAAATAAAAAACTCCGGTGTTTGGTTTGAATTGGCGATTACGGCCAAAGACGTTtgtggagaggagaggctggCGGATGCGGTCGTGGGGTGACTGGCCACCTGCGTTAGGTAGTGTCGGGGTTTGGAGAGGTCGGGGAAGCCGGCCAGAGACGACGACGTATGTCCAGCACGATCTGGGATGCGGCTCGGGCGTGGATTTGAGGGAGGCGAGAGCGCTTCAGGAGATGAGAGAGCAGCGCTCGAGATATGCAAAGTCTGCCGCctacaagaagaagcttcAGCTGAGCGATATAAAAAAAGACGCTGGACGCGACTCGTAAGTGATAGTGCAGGAGCAAGAGGATGAATACTGTAGGTGGGCGCTGTCGGGCGGGTTGGGGAGCGAGCGGCGACGGGAGCAATGGAACCAAGGCCCAAGGCATGGAAATGGAAGGCAAGTGGCAGTGGCTGCGCAGGGTGATTACGTATTCGTACATGGCCACCCAGCGGTGCCAGCTTTACACTTTGCCAGCAAAGC
This window of the Fusarium keratoplasticum isolate Fu6.1 chromosome 3, whole genome shotgun sequence genome carries:
- a CDS encoding ENTH domain-containing protein; the protein is MSKVMRSVKNVTKGYSSAQVKVREATSNDPWGPTGTQMSEIAQMTYNTSTEFYEIMDMIDKRLNDKGKNWRHVLKALKVLDYCLHEGSELVVTWARQSIYIIKTLREFQYVDEEGRDVGQNVRVAAKELTALILDEDRLRAERSDRRSWKSRVTGLEEFAPQHAEPAAAHGNRRQRERRVANDEEDTEYRLAIEASKYQEEEDRKKRESRQHGVDDDDDLQKAIKLSQEEEEKRRKELEESNAHSLFDDDPVPQQQTSQPQYTGFNQGYQQGNPVDFFANPIDQNQPQNTGYMANAYTGFPQQGQPTGFQTNLNTGFGQPMNMDPYGQQQAQQQAQQQQLAFQQPQPTGFNPYLQQQPQQPQQSLSSPASPEPTLQPGSNNPWATHNQAQALQPTPTGSNNPFAQFSRPQSARPNPISSLGSLPEQKTLNTFSSQPQLQQQNSFPQAQPAFNTPQKEMNEHETRLNSLLATGDGMDTFGNTGNLRIPAQHTAPGTFVNSAGAGVARINAEATGNNPFLRQQFTGMPTVNYGPQMPAATGPAGLNGQTNNPFAAHPAPQQQQQNQDLIQF